A region of Pseudarthrobacter sp. NIBRBAC000502770 DNA encodes the following proteins:
- the rpsE gene encoding 30S ribosomal protein S5: MTEANKEKDTVSADQKAPEAAAAETTAPAAEDRRGGARRGERGDRGQGRGDRGGRGGRDGGREAEKNQFVERVVTINRVSKVVKGGRRFSFTALVVVGDGNGMVGVGYGKAKEVPAAIAKGVEEAKKSFFRVPRVGNTIPHRVQGEAAAGVVMLRPASAGTGVIAGGPVRAVLECVGIHDILSKSLGSSNAINIVHATVDALKRLEEPAAVAARRGLPLDEIAPAALVKALLAPKAGV, from the coding sequence GTGACCGAAGCAAACAAGGAAAAGGACACTGTGTCTGCAGATCAGAAGGCGCCCGAAGCCGCAGCTGCTGAGACCACTGCCCCCGCTGCCGAGGACCGCCGTGGTGGCGCCCGTCGCGGCGAGCGTGGCGACCGTGGCCAGGGCCGCGGCGACCGCGGTGGCCGTGGCGGCCGCGACGGTGGCCGTGAAGCCGAAAAGAACCAGTTCGTAGAGCGCGTTGTCACCATCAACCGCGTTTCCAAGGTCGTCAAGGGTGGTCGTCGCTTCAGCTTCACCGCACTGGTCGTCGTTGGTGACGGTAACGGCATGGTCGGCGTGGGCTACGGCAAGGCCAAGGAAGTTCCCGCTGCTATCGCCAAGGGCGTTGAAGAGGCCAAGAAGTCCTTCTTCCGCGTTCCCCGCGTTGGCAACACCATCCCGCACCGCGTTCAGGGTGAAGCCGCTGCCGGCGTCGTAATGCTGCGTCCGGCTTCCGCCGGTACCGGTGTTATCGCCGGCGGTCCGGTCCGTGCAGTACTGGAGTGCGTGGGCATCCACGACATCCTCTCCAAGTCGCTCGGTTCCTCCAACGCCATCAACATCGTTCACGCGACCGTTGATGCCCTGAAGCGCCTCGAAGAGCCGGCAGCAGTGGCTGCACGCCGCGGCCTGCCGCTGGACGAGATCGCTCCGGCTGCGCTGGTGAAGGCCCTCCTGGCTCCGAAGGCAGGTGTTTAG
- the rplR gene encoding 50S ribosomal protein L18: MAISINKKRTNKSKAAGRSRRQLRIRKRISGTAARPRLVVNRSARHVFVQVVDDTIGQTVASASTLEADLRAFDGDKTAKAKRVGELVAERAKAAGVEAVVFDRGGNKYHGRIAAVADGAREGGLSL, translated from the coding sequence ATGGCCATCTCCATTAACAAGAAGCGTACGAACAAGAGCAAGGCTGCTGGTCGCAGCCGCCGCCAGCTTCGTATCCGCAAGCGCATTTCAGGTACGGCTGCCCGCCCCCGTCTGGTGGTCAACCGTTCCGCACGCCACGTATTTGTCCAGGTTGTCGATGACACCATTGGCCAGACCGTAGCAAGCGCGTCCACCCTGGAAGCCGACCTTCGTGCATTCGACGGTGACAAGACTGCCAAGGCCAAGCGCGTTGGCGAGCTCGTTGCCGAACGTGCCAAGGCTGCCGGCGTCGAGGCTGTTGTCTTCGACCGTGGTGGTAACAAGTACCACGGCCGGATTGCCGCCGTCGCTGACGGTGCACGCGAAGGTGGGCTGTCACTGTGA
- the rplF gene encoding 50S ribosomal protein L6: MSRIGRLPITVPAGVEVKVDGSVVSVKGSKGELTHTVASPIEVALDDNTLTVSRPNDERASRSLHGLTRTLIANMIQGVTAGYEKKLEIVGTGYRVQAKGSDLEFALGYSHPVNVSAPAGITFAVEGPTKLSVSGINKQQVGEVAANIRKLRKPDPYKGKGIRYAGEVIRRKVGKAGK; encoded by the coding sequence ATGTCACGTATTGGACGTCTCCCCATCACCGTTCCTGCCGGCGTTGAGGTCAAGGTTGACGGCTCTGTCGTCAGCGTCAAGGGTTCCAAGGGGGAGCTGACCCACACAGTGGCCAGCCCCATCGAGGTTGCCCTGGATGACAACACCCTGACCGTCAGCCGCCCGAACGACGAGCGCGCCTCCCGTTCGCTCCACGGCCTGACCCGCACCCTGATCGCCAACATGATCCAGGGCGTCACCGCAGGCTACGAGAAGAAGCTTGAAATCGTCGGTACCGGTTACCGCGTTCAGGCCAAGGGATCTGACCTTGAGTTCGCTCTGGGCTACAGCCACCCGGTCAACGTTTCGGCTCCGGCCGGCATCACCTTTGCAGTAGAGGGACCGACCAAGCTCTCTGTCTCAGGTATCAACAAGCAGCAGGTCGGCGAGGTCGCTGCCAACATTCGCAAGCTGCGGAAGCCTGACCCCTACAAGGGCAAGGGCATCCGTTACGCAGGCGAAGTCATCCGCCGCAAGGTCGGAAAGGCTGGTAAGTAA